A stretch of Lactuca sativa cultivar Salinas chromosome 6, Lsat_Salinas_v11, whole genome shotgun sequence DNA encodes these proteins:
- the LOC111880420 gene encoding G-type lectin S-receptor-like serine/threonine-protein kinase At1g67520, producing MYDNVAAMRLNFLASTMGSSCSPSSSSSQFDVGMVPQILGFLLFFFFSNGASGTTFTFVNDCGFTVWPGTTSLPDSNIIGFELTKGNSRSFQAPVGWSGRIWGRTGCSFNVSGYGSCTIGDCGTGKMKCNGSLPTPPVTLVEFITGGREDFYDVNLVDGYNLPILVEPTGRPASYLGGCSKAGCVDDLNQRCPRELTLTGGGACMTACQAFGSPEYCCNRSFSTADTCKFVAAYAPLFVAACPRAYSQIYTCTDADYTVRFCPASDSFSTIKHGGQLNSNDRLVSIRGNFTLGFFDEDYRYLGIWYTEDVESRKIWVANPNTPIISTSGYHDLSIDVNTGDLIIIAGGRTLMSITDVQMGPNPNVTATLEENGNFRLIDEIDKRVLWQSFDHPTNVLLPGMKLGYDMTTGKNWTLTSWVSNDIPVSGAFTLSWEPIDEGSQRLMIRQRGKPYWSSGNLNNQVFQYMFALNGPSSQSRYNLSSVYTNEARYFSYEADNIAALPMWILTAKGQITDINNSTVWTPEFCYGYDSGNGCVESSLPKCRRESDSFSEKYGDFAQDMTRSAIDDNSSLSISDCFVKCWNDCTCVGFNSSNINGTGCVIWTGSNNFLVNPRDNSTLNYVINQNPITPNTGNKTEKSKNWVWILIGVVIPLFFLCFGILWYIKKRKRKRKEYERRKRDEYFLELTASESFKDIHQLENNGGKGNDLFLFSIASIMAATDDFSVENKLGQGGFGPVYKGRLSDGREIAIKRLSRTSGQGLVEFKNELVLIAKLQHTNLVRVLGCCIHGEEKMLIYEYMPNKSLDFFLFDENRKAELDWCKRFNIIEGIAQGLLYLHKYSRMRVIHRDLKASNILLDESMNPKISDFGMARIFKQNETEAITNRVVGTYGYMSPEYAMEGTFSIKSDIFSFGVLILEIVSGRRNSSFVYLDRTFNLIGYAWELWQQGDTLELKDPTLGNNFVVQQFLRVVHVALLCVQESAVDRPTTSDMISMLLNDAIPLPTPNRPAFIITARMESESKSTLDENKAKDCSVNNMTITVVEGR from the exons ATGTATGATAATGTAGCGGCAATGAGACTGAACTTTTTGGCTTCAACAATGGGTTCTTCCTGTTCgccttcatcatcatcttcacaaTTTGATGTAGGAATGGTTCCTCAAATTCTGGGCTTTCTtttgttcttcttcttttctaATG GAGCTTCGGGGACTACTTTTACTTTCGTAAATGACTGTGGGTTCACTGTTTGGCCTGGAACTACAAGCTTGCCTGATTCCAATATCATCGGATTTGAGTTAACAAAAGGTAATTCACGATCTTTTCAAGCTCCAGTTGGGTGGTCTGGTCGTATCTGGGGTAGGACAGGTTGCAGCTTCAATGTATCCGGTTATGGGTCGTGCACCATAGGTGATTGTGGCACCGGGAAAATGAAGTGCAATGGAAGCTTACCCACGCCACCTGTTACACTTGTAGAATTCATCACAGGTGGGAGAGAAGACTTCTATGACGTCAACCTCGTTGATGGCTACAACTTGCCAATACTTGTGGAGCCGACTGGCAGACCAGCGTCTTACTTAGGTGGTTGTAGCAAGGCGGGATGTGTTGACGACTTAAATCAACGTTGTCCAcgtgagttgactttgaccggtgGAGGAGCGTGTATGACCGCTTGTCAGGCCTTTGGCTCGCCTGAGTATTGTTGCAACCGCTCGTTCTCAACAGCCGACACATGCAAGTTTGTAGCAGCCTACGCTCCATTGTTTGTAGCAGCATGCCCGAGAGCCTACAGTCAAATATATACCTGTACTGATGCTGATTACACTGTTAGATTTTGTCCTGCTTCGGATTCATTTTCAACAATCAAACATGGTGGCCAACTGAACTCAAATGACCGGCTTGTTTCCATCCGTGGAAATTTCACATTAGGGTTTTTCGATGAAGATTATAGGTACTTGGGAATTTGGTACACCGAGGATGTTGAATCAAGAAAAATATGGGTAGCGAATCCAAACACGCCAATTATATCCACTTCAGGTTACCATGACCTCTCCATTGATGTCAATACTGGAGACTTGATCATCATTGCAGGAGGGAGAACTCTTATGAGTATTACCGATGTTCAAATGGGTCCAAACCCTAATGTGACTGCAACTCTTGAAGAGAATGGTAATTTTAGGCTGATTGATGAAATTGACAAAAGGGTTTTGTGGCAGAGTTTTGATCATCCGACCAATGTACTTTTACCTGGTATGAAACTTGGGTATGACATGACAACAGGGAAGAACTGGACCTTGACTTCTTGGGTGAGCAATGATATTCCTGTTTCAGGAGCTTTTACTTTGAGTTGGGAACCTATCGATGAAGGGTCGCAAAGATTAATGATTCGACAACGAGGAAAACCCTACTGGAGTAGTGGGAATCTAAACAATCAAGTATTTCAATATATGTTTGCATTGAACGGCCCAAGTAGCCAATCTAGATATAATCTCTCTTCTGTATACACCAACGAAGCACGATACTTTAGCTATGAGGCCGATAATATTGCTGCTTTACCCATGTGGATTTTAACGGCAAAAGGACAAATTACTGATATTAATAATTCTACTGTTTGGACCCCTGAGTTCTGTTATGGGTATGATTCTGGTAATGGTTGTGTAGAGTCGAGTTTGCCTAAGTGTAGAAGAGAGAGTGATAGTTTTAGTGAAAAGTATGGAGATTTTGCTCAGGATATGACAAGAAGTGCTATTGATGACAACTCGAGTTTAAGTATTAGTGATTGTTTTGTTAAGTGTTGGAATGATTGCACTTGTGTAGGGTTTAATAGTAGTAACATTAATGGAACTGGCTGTGTTATTTGGACTGGAAGCAATAACTTTTTGGTTAATCCTCGTGATAACTCTACTTTAAACTATGTGATCAACCAAAATCCAATCACTCCAAATACAG GTAACAAAACAGAAAAGAGCAAGAATTGGGTATGGATACTAATTGGCGTTGTCATTCCTCTCTTTTTCCTATGTTTTGGCATTTTATGGTATATAAAGAAGAGAAAGCGTAAACGGAAAG AATATGAGAGACGGAAGAGAGATGAGTATTTCCTGGAGTTGACAGCTTCTGAAAGCTTCAAGGATATACATCAGCTTGAAAACAATGGTGGGAAAGGAAATGACTTGTTTTTATTTAGCATTGCCTCTATCATGGCTGCCACTGATGATTTCTCAGTTGAAAATAAGCTCGGACAAGGTGGTTTTGGACCTGTTTACAAG GGAAGACTAAGTGATGGGAGAGAAATTGCAATCAAAAGGCTTTCAAGAACATCAGGGCAAGGGcttgtggaattcaagaatgaactAGTACTCATTGCTAAACTCCAACATACAAATCTTGTTCGGGTTCTTGGTTGTTGCATTCATGGTGAAGAAAAGATGTTAATATACGAATATATGCCTAACAAAAGCTTAGATTTCTTTCTCTTTG ATGAAAACAGAAAGGCAGAGTTGGATTGGTGTAAAAGATTCAACATAATTGAAGGAATTGCTCAAGGGTTGTTATACCTGCATAAGTACTCACGAATGAGAGTTATTCACAGAGATCTAAAAGCTAGCAACATTCTTTTAGATGAAAGTATGAACCCCAAGATTTCTGATTTTGGTATGGCTAGAATATTCAAGCAGAATGAGACCGAGGCAATCACTAATAGGGTGGTTGGAACATA TGGCTATATGTCTCCTGAGTATGCAATGGAAGGGACTTTCTCTATCAAGTCTGATATCTTCAGCTTTGGAGTCTTGATATTGGAAATCGTCAGTGGAAGGAGAAATAGCAGCTTTGTTTATCTTGACCGGACTTTCAATCTTATTGGATAT GCATGGGAGCTATGGCAACAAGGGGATACATTGGAATTGAAGGATCCTACATTGGGAAATAATTTTGTTGTACAACAATTCTTGAGGGTTGTTCATGTTGCCCTTCTATGTGTACAAGAAAGTGCAGTCGATAGGCCAACAACATCTGATATGATCTCCATGCTTCTTAATGATGCCATACCGTTACCCACTCCAAATAGGCCAGCATTCATCATCACTGCCAGAATGGAATCAGAGTCGAAGTCAACTTTGGATGAAAATAAAGCAAAAGATTGCTCTGTAAACAATATGACAATCACTGTTGTAGAGGGTCGATAG